The Candidatus Omnitrophota bacterium genome contains the following window.
GGTCTTTAGCGAGATTGCCAAAATTCGATTGCGCGAGCGGGAGTATGAAATGGCCAAGGTGCGCGCCGGACTCAATGAGGCGCTGACTTCGGAAGTCTTGACCAATATGACCCGGTTGGCTGACCAGAGAGCCCTTTTCCTCGATGCTCTTCAAGAGTATTACGAGTCTTTGTCCGGTTTAAATCGCGTGACCGGTTACGCCCTATTTCCCTAGTCTGCCGTTCCATGTTAGACTTCTAGAGATCATGGCTGAAAAGCGCCCATCTCGATCCAAGCCCTTCTCGTTTTTGAAGTTCAAACTTCCGGGACCCAAGAAATCGGTTCCGAAAGGGCCTGCTTCGCCCGGTACGCCTCCCGTAGAGCCACCGGGCCCTCCGGCTTCTGCGCCTTTGCCCGCACCTGTTCCTCGATCCAAACCCAAGCCCAAGCCCAAACCCAAGCGCGTCAAGAAGAAGGGGCTTCGTTTCCCCGTTCTCTTGATGGGAATTCTCGCGGCTTTGTTGGCTATGTGGTATTTTTACGGCCGCCCGGAGTCCAAAGGGTTGCCCGGCGTGAATTTGCCCTGGTTTAAGGGAGCGGAAACAGCCCAAGAAAGTGAGCCGGTGGAAGGCGAGGGCGCGGCTGAGCTGGATGCGGGGGCCCCGGAGGAGGCCCTGGATGAAGAAGGGATTATTGCCAAGGCCTACCCGATTAGCCGTGTTGATTTTGTGGATGAGCTGCCGGCCCTGGGTGCACTCAAGAGCTATGCGGATATTGACCTGCGTTTTGAGATCAACGGGGTGGTGGCGAGCGTGGAGTTCCGGGAGGGGGATTTGGTGGAGGAAGGCGCGCTCCTGGCCACTTTGAACCAGCGTGATCTCAAGGGGAGGCTCGAGTTTGCCGAAAGCCGTGCAGAGGCAGCCCGCGCCTCGGCCCGCACTTCAGAGCAGCGCTTGCGCCTAATCGAGAAGATGTATGAGGTGGGAGCCGTGATCCAGGGCAAGGTGGACGAGGTGCGCTTGGACTACGAAGCTGCGCTGGCTCAGGTGGCGACCGCGGAGGTGGAGGTCAAGTTGCAGCGCGAAGAGCTGGAGAAGACCTTTCTACGCGCCCCGTCTGCGGGCGTTGTCGGCACGCGGGAAGTGGAGCCCGGGGAGGTCATTACGCCTTCCACCAAGGTCGGGACCTTGCTCAAGGTGGACAGCATTTATGCCGAAGTCGGTATTACTGAGCAGGATGTGGGGCGTATCGCCCTCAACCAAGAAGTCCGAGTCACGGTGGACGCCTATCCGGAGTCGGTATTTTACGGAGTCATCGACAATATTTTGCCGCAACTTGAGGGACGCTCCCGCACACTGACCACGCGTGTCGCCCTGGATAATAGCGAAGGGTTTCTCTTGCCGGGCATGTTTGCGCGTGTTCTGGTCACGACCTTTACCAGTGATCAGGCCATAGTCATTCCCATTGAGGCCTTGCGCGGCACGGACGAGGGGTCCTTTGTCTTTGTGGTTGAAGGGGAGGAGGGAGAGCAGATGGCTGCTCAGCGTACTGTCGAGGTGCAACATTTGACCTCCACAGAGGCGGTGATTGAGGGAGACATTGAGGAAGGTGATTTGGTGATTTTGGAAGAACGGGAAGAGATTTCCGACGGCGCGCGGGTTGAAATTACTGAAATTTTGGAGGGCTGACTTGGGGCGGGCTATTTTCAGATGGACATTTTGCTTGATGGTTTTGGGTTCGTTTGGGCTGGGGGCCTTGGCATTGTGTGAAGCGAGCGAAGGGGGTTTTGAAGCCGCGCCCTGGAACAAGGAGGCGCCTGATGGGCCCAAGGCCGCTGCCAAGTACCATATGATGCGTGGTGAACATGACCAGGCCTTAGAGAGCCTGCACCGTGTGCTGGAGCAGAATCCCGCTGATATGGAGGCCAAGCTCGATCTGGCCGTGACCCTGCTCGAGCTTTCGCGATATGAGAAAGCGGTTGAGGTGCTCCGGGAGGTAATTGAGACCCTGCCGGATTCGCCCAAGGCCCATTATGTGTTGTCCGTGGCCCTTGAAAACCTAAAGCCCCCGCTAACAGAGGAGGCGGAGCAACACCGGCAGCGCGCCTTAGAGTTGGGGTATCGGATACCAAAACGAATGCCTAATAAGTAGCTCTTCAACTCGGGTGAAGTGAAGCGATGCAAATCTCCAAATTGGCCGTCCGCCGTCCGGTTACGACGGTCATGGTCTTCCTGGCCTTTCTCCTTCTCGGACTCATTTCAGTCACAAAGATCCCCCAGGAACTTTTTCCGCCCATCTCTTATCCTCAACTGACCGTGGTTACGGCGTATCCCAATGCCGCTCCCGAAGAGGTTGAAAGTCTGGTGACCAAGCTTATCGAGGAAGCAGTGGGCACGGTGGGCCGGGTGCGGCGAGTCTCTTCCGTATCGCGTGAGGGCCTCTCCCAGGTGACTGTGGAGTTCCTTTGGGGCGCGCGCATGGAGTTTGCCGCTTTGGAAGTGCGGGAAAAGATCGACCTCGTCAAAGAGCGGCTTCCGCGCGAAACCGAAGAACCCGTGGTCGTGAAATTCAATCCTTTTGATTTGCCGGTCGTGATCCTCTCCGTGACCGGGCGGGAGTCCGAGTCCGAGCTCTTGGAAATCAGCCGCCGCATGATCAAGGATGAACTCGACAAGACAGAAGGCGTGGCTTCCAGCGTGGTTAGCGGCGGGATTGAGCGCGAGATCCTCGTTGAGATCGACCAATCGCGGTTGGGCGCCCAGGATGTTTCTCTTACACAGGTTACGGAGGCTTTAACCAAGGCCAATCTCAATTATCCTGCCGGCAGCATCGAGGAAAAGAAGTTCTCGTACCTTGTGCGCACCATGGGCGAATTCCAGACGGTGGAGGAGATTGCCGACCTGGCCATCGAGTCCAAGGTGCCGGAGAAGCCCGGGCGCAGCGCCCTGGAATCCCTGATGCAGGACGAGAGCGAGGAGCGCATTCAGGACCGGCGGCTTGTCCTTATCCGGCAAATTGGCCAGGTTAAGGATACAGTCAAGGACCGTACGAGTTATTCCCGCTATAACGGCCAACCCAATATCACGGTGGCAGTGCAGAAGCAGGCGGATGCGCCCACCTTGCGTACCGTCGCAGCAGTTAAAGAAAAGCTCCTGGAGATTCGTGAGACTTTGCCCAAGTATGTGGACTTCGAAATTGTCTATGATCAGTCCGAGCTGATTACTCAGGCAATTCAGGGGGTGAGGGACTCGGCTATTATCGGCGGATTTTTGGCCTTCTTTGTGCTTCTGGCCTTTCTCAAAAATTTTCGCGCTGCCTTCATCGTGGCCTGCGTCATTCCTGTATCGGTGATGATTACCCTTTTCATGATGTATTTTCAAGGCCTGACCCTGAATATGATTTCTTTGGGCGGTCTGGCTTTGGGTCTGGGTATGTTGGTGGATGCTTCTGTGGTTGTCATTGAAAATATCTACCGTTATCGCAATCAGGGGTTGGGGATCCGGCCGGCTGCGGTCAAAGGCGGAGTGGAGGTTGCCGGGGCTGTGACTTCCTCGGTTCTTACGACAGTGGCTGTGTTCTTGCCCATGATCTTTGTCGTGGGTGTGGCTGGGCAGATTTTCCGCGAACTGGCCCTCACCGTAACCTATTCCCAGATTGCCTCTCTCTTTGTTTCGCTTTCGCTGATTCCTGTTTTGGTAGCGGGGATTCGCCGCCATCGTGATGCGGATGATAGCGAATTGGAGGTGGATGATATTGAAGATGCCCCTGAAGAAGAGGAGGCTTCAGGAAAAATTAAAGATTTCTTTAACGCCGTCCTGCAGTACCGGTGGTTGGTTTTCCCGATGTCTGTCGTGGCTTTTGTGGTTTCCCTGTTTCTATTGGCTGGTCACGACAAGGAGTTTATGCCCAAAATTGATCAGGGTGAGTTTGTTTTGCAGGTGTTGCTTCCGGCCGGAACCCGGGTGGAAGTGACCAATGAGGTGGTTGAAAGAATTGAGAAGGTTTTGTCAAAACAAAAACAGATTAAACACCTGACGGTGAGTGTGGGCTCCAGTCCGCGCCGCCGCGTTGAGTCCTTGGATGCTCTTTCTGCCCACGAGGCGCGCATTATTGTGGGGGTGACTCTGCCTAGCCGTATGGCGCAGCTCTTATCCCCGATCCTGCCCAATTTTGAAAACCCCGGTGGAGAGCCCTATGAGTTCAATTCAACCCGGGAAATCGTGAATGATATTCGAGCAGATCTTGAAGGGGTGGATTTGGGCGACGCAGAACTGGATTTTGTACTGAGGGAAAGCCTCTTTGCTTCCGCGGTTCAGTCAGGGGCGCCGGTGGTCGTGGAAGTGCGCGGTTCGGAACTTGAGGAAATGGAGAAGTGGACCCACGCGATCCAGCGCCGCATGCAGGGAATCAGCGGTTTGGCTGATGTAAAGAATAATCTGGCCCTGCCTTCTCCTGAAACCAAGGTAGAGGTACGCAAGGACCGGGCCTCTCTGTACCGGCTTTCAGTGGCGGACATCGCGCGAACCGCGCACATTGCGATCCGGGGAATTATCGCCTCCACATACAAGGAAGGTGCCCGGGAGTATGACATCAAGGTGCGTTTGAGGGAAGAGGACCGGTCATCGGTGAACAGCTTGGGGCGTGTTCTCATGGATTCCCCGGTGGGTGCCAAGATGCCGCTTTCTGAGCTGGCTGCCCTGTACAAAGGTCTGGGGCCCAGTGAAATCCGGCGTGTGGATCAGGAGAGGGTGAACACAATTACTGCCAATATCGCAGGCAGGCCGCTCAATGAAGTTTCTTCTGAGATAAGCAGCCAAATTAAAGGAATGAATTTGCCGCCGGATATCAAGGTTATCGTAACCGGCGAGCAGGAGCAGATGCAGGACTCTTTCCGCAGCCTGCAGTTCGCTCTGATTCTCTCGATCATTCTGGTTTATATGATCATGGCCTCGCAGTTTGAGAGTCTGTGGCAGCCTTTTGTCATTATGTTTACGGTGCCGCTCTCCCTGATTGGTGTGGCTGTGGGCCTGAAGCTCACGAACACGCCGTTGAGCGTTATGGTGATCTTGGGTGTGATTGTCTTGGGTGGTACGGTTGTCAACAACGGGATTGTGCTTATCGACTTCGCGAATATCAGCCGGGTGCGCGGCAAGTCCGTTTATGAAGCTATCCGGCATGCTTCCCAGATTCGTTTGCGGCCTATTCTTATGACTGCGCTCACCACGATTCTTGCTGTTTTGCCCTTAGCCATGGGAGTGGCCAAGGGTTCGGAAATTCAATCGCCTATGGCCGTTGCCATCGGCTTTGGGCTTTTGTTTGCGACTTTCCTGACCCTGGCGGTCATTCCCTGTGTTTATTACCAGGTGGCCTCCTGGATGCCGGAACCGGAAGCGGCTCTCAGTGAGGAAGAATGGGAAGCCGTGGATTTGGAGGAAGAGGAGAGTCTTTTGGAGCTCCCGGAGCCTGAACCTGAACAAGAGCCGGAACCCGAAGCCCCTCTCAACCTGGATACGGACTTGGAAGGCGATTTGGAGGAAGATTTTGAAGAAGATTGTGAAGACGGTCCCGAAGATCTGATTGAAGAAGCCGCCCGGGACGCGGGGCTCGAAGAAGTCCCTGCGCCGGAAGAGCCGGAGAAAACCGGACAGATCCCCGAACTCGGATGTCTGGACTTTCAGCTCAATGAAAGACAGCAAAAGTTCCTGCGCATTCTCACACAGAAGCGCTGGTTGACCCGGACAGAATATGCCCGGGAGTTTGACGTTTCGGTTCCTACTGCCGCTCGCGATCTCAAAGAGCTTTTTGAAACCGGCTGCGTCAAAGCCAAAGGGCCCTTGGGGCCGGGCCGTTACTATGAGTTGACGGAGATTGGACGTAACTGGTTGAAACAGAGCGATAGCACGAGATAAATATGAGTATTCCCCGCATCGCCGTTAGGCGGCCTGTCACGGTGTTCATGGTTTTCCTGTCCTGCCTGTTGATCGGTGCGATTGCGCTGACACGTCTTCAAGTCGAACTCATGCCCAACACCGCGCTGGGATTTATTACGATTCGTGTGGATATCCGGGGAGGGATGCCTCCGGTTGAGGTGGAAAACCTGGTAACCCGGCCTATCGAGGACGTGGTGAGCACTGTGGGCCGTTTGCGCGAAATGGTTTCCATTTCTGAAGAAGGGCGTTCTGAGGTGCGCCTGGGTTTTGAATCCGATGCGGACATGGATATTGCCGGAATCGAAGTGCGCGAGGCCTTTGCAGGTGTTCGCGGCAAGTTGCCTGACGAGGCTGAAAAACCGGTGATTGCCAAGTTCAGCCAGGGCGACTTCCACATCTCCAATATTGCAGTCTTCGGAACCCGGGGGGAGGAGCCCGAAGAGGTCCGCAAGATTGTGGATGATGAAATTAAGGACCGCTTTTCCAGGATTGAAGGGGTGGCCAAGGTCGAGGTTTGGGGCGGCCGCGAACGGAAGATTCTTGTGGAGACGGACAAGGCCCGGCTTGTGGCGCATTCCGAAGGACTGGAACGCCTGGTGGGCTCCATTGGATCCAGCAACCAGAACCTTTTGGCAGGACTGGTCCAGACGCAGCGCCGCCAGTACGTGGTGCGCACCATCGGCCGCTTTGAAGAGATTGCGGAAATCGAACAAGTCGGGGTGGAGGCCACGCCTCAGAGCGTGATTGTCCGTGTTAAGCAGATGTCCAGTGTCGAGGACTCTTTCTTGGAACCCACGGGTTTTGCGCGTGTGGACAAGAAGGGGGTTGTTACAGTCCTGATCTATAAGGAATCCGCGGCCAATACTATCGAGGTCTCGGAAGTCGTCAACGGGGTTGTGGAGGAACTGCGGCAGCAGTACCAGGACAAGCTCCGGTTGGTTGTGATCACCAACCGCGCCGAGGCCATCCTCGAGGCCATCGCACTGGTGCGTTCCTTCCTGATTTCGGGAGCTTTGCTGGCCATGATTGTTCTCTTTTTGTTCTTAAGGGAGTTTAAAAGCACGATCATCGTGGCCCTTTCCATCCCGACCTCTGTGATGATTACCTTTGCCATGATGTTCTTCAATAATCTCACCCTGAACCTGATGACTCTAAGCGGCCTGGCCTTGGGAATCGGGATGCTGGTCGACAATGCGATTGTTGTGCTGGAGAACATTCATAAAAAGATGTCCTTAGCCAATAAGCGGTACGGAGTGTTGAGCCCGGGCCGGGAAAAAGAGGTTATTAGTCTGGGTGCTGAAGAGATGTTTTTGGCCATGGTGGCCTCTACCATCACGACATTGGTCGTTTTTCTCCCCTTGATGTATGTGAGCGCGGATGTGCGAAAGGTTTACTTGGGTCTGGCGCTCACCGTGACCTTTGCTTTGATTTCGTCCTTGGCCGTGGCTGTAAGTCTGGTACCTGTGCTTGTGGCTCATATGCGCTGGGATCCTTTGGCCGGAGCCAAAGATTTTATGCGCAACAATTGGCTTAGCCGGACATTTAGAAGCCGGAAGGAACAGCGGGCCCAGCAGCGCGCTGCGGCGGGAATACTCCCGAGACTTCCTTTTTTTACATGGATTTTGAGGGTATTTGTCCGGTCGCGTTATCTGGTCATTCTCGTCATTATTGCGGGTTTTGCGGCCACGGTCCTATTGATGGGCTCAAAACTTAAAAAGGAATTAGCCGCAGGGACCTCGGAAAGACAGTTCACCATTTTTATAGAGCTGGCCACAGGCGTCAAATTGGACCTTACCGATGAAGTGGTCGCGGATGTGGAGCAAGTTCTCCAAGACCGGGAGCAGTTTCCGGAGATCGAAACCGTCTCCGCGCGCGTTGAACCCTGGTCCTCAAAGATCTATGTCAAAATTAAGCCCCGGGAGGATATTGAACGTTCGCCCCAACAAGTGATTGATGCGATCAAACCTTTTACCGAGGAGATCGAAAAGAAATACTATAATGTGCGCGCCTTCATTTTCTTTGAAGAGCTGACCTCCGGGGAGGAACAGGAGGTCAGCCTGGATGTGTTCGGGCACTCCTACGAAACGCTTACAGAGCTCCTTTCGGAAATTGGCCAGAAGATTGGGGAACTGGGTGTCATCAGCGATATCAAGTCCAGTCTCAAGCCCGGCCGCCCGGAGCTTTTAATCCGCGTGGACAAGCAGAAGGCCGCATACTTTGGGTTGACGGTCGATGACATTGCCAACTCCGTCCATGCCCAGATGAAGGGTCTGCGGGCCACTACTTTTCACACTGAGGGAAAAGAAGTCGAAGTCATTGTGCGTCTGCAGGAAAAGGACCGTAAGACCTTCGATGATGTATACAAACTCTTGCTGGTTACGCCCCGCGGGGACCAGGTCTATCTGGAACAGGTGGCTGATTTTGAATTGGGACGCGGCCCCAGCAAGATTTTCCGTAAGAACAAGAGCCGGATGGCGACCTTGAGCGGAACCTTGGGCCGGGTGCCCTACACGGAGGCCACGGACCAAATCAAAGCGGCCCTCGCAGAAATGGAGTTTCCTCGCGACTACTATTGGAAGTTTGCGGGTGACTACTACCGCCAAATTGAGATCCGCCGGCAGCTTGTGCAGGCCCTCCTTCTGATGCTTGTTTTGGTCTACATGGTCTTGGCCGCGCTCTTTGAGAGCTATCTGCAGCCCATGATTATTTTGCTCACAGTGCCTTTGGCTGCCCTGGGTGTGATCTGGGTTTTGTTTCTAAGCAAGACACCGGTCAGTATGGGGGTGATTATCGGGGCGATTCTCCTGGGGGGCATTGTGGTCAATAGCGCCATCATTTTGGTGGATCATACCAATAATTTGGTGCGCCGGACTCCGGCCGGCCGGGTCCAGAGGCGAAAACTGATTTTGCGTGCGGTTCTGGACGCGACCACGAACCGCGTCCGGCCTATTCTGATGACTGCGTGTACCACGATTTTGGGCCTTTTACCTCTGGCCATGGACCAGGGAGAGCAGTCCCAGCTCTGGGCTCCATTGGCCATTACGGTTTGTTCCGGCCTTACCGTTTCCACGATTCTGACGCTTTTTGTATTGCCGTGCATCTATATGATTTTTGAAGACGTGGTCGGGCTCTTTGGACGGATCCTTTTGTGGATCCGGCCGGGCGAGCTTGCCGAAGTTTGATAGGCGAGTTTGGGCAGGAGACCGTTCAACCAGTACATGACACCAAAGTCCTGCGCTGCTAAACTAATTGTCTGTAGCATTTCTGCAGTTCTCATCGTTTTCTGAAGGAGATGCAAGTGGCCGAAAGCAGGGTTAATATCACCAACATCTTAGTCGGCCTTTTGTGCGCGATTCTGGCGCTTGGGGTGTACTATTTGGGCTCAAACCGCTCTCAGGAGATGAGCGCGATCAGTGAGGAGCGCGAACAGCACCAGGCAAAGGTGCGCGGCCTTAAGACCCAGCTGGAGGAGTCCGAATCCGAGAATCAAGAATTGAGGTTGCGTATCTCCCGTTTGGATGAGGAGTTGGCTCTTACTGAAGAGTCGCGGCTGCAATTTGAAGATGCGAGGCAGGAGCTGGAGAGCGAACAGCAGCGTCTGGCAGAGGAAAACCAGCAGCTTCAAAAAGAACTCAGCTCTGTTGAAGCCGCGAAGTCCGTATTGGAGCAGAGGTTGATGACTCAGGGAGACAATACCTATGTCAGCACCCTTCTTCAGCAGAACGCGGCGCTCCAAGTGGAGTTGGCCAAGGCGCGTTCCGATCTGAGAGACCCGGCCTTACGGCAACGGGAAATCGAGATCCTGCGCGCCGAGGAGATGCGCCTGACGCGTGAGCTCCAGGACGCGGTCAGTATCGGCGACCATCTGGCCAAGGAGCTGACGGCCGAAAAACAGCTGCGCGATACCTTGGCTTCGCACTTGGCTCGCTTGCAGGCGCAACACGGGAATTTGGAACGCCGGTTAGAGGCCCTTGATGTGGAGAGGGATACCTTGGAAGTGGAACTCAGGACGGTGCGTGCCCAATTGGAAACAGCGACCCAGCAGAAAGTCGCTTTGATCAACGAAAAGAATGCCTTGATCCAGCAGGTTGCCCAGATGAATCAGGTTTTGGAGAGGAAGCTGGCAGAGCTCCAAGTGGCCAAGACCACGCTTAGGGATCAGGTTAGCGCCGGTATCCCGGGCCTGGACGCTTCGAGTCAGCAGACCGCGACTCCGGGTTTTGTCGAGCTGCCGCCTATTGTGGTTAAACAAAATGTGAGTGATCCAACAGTCCCGCCTCCCGCGCCTTTGCCGGTTGAGGATCTCTTGGCAAGGCCTTCTGATTTGGGCCGGGAACTGGATGCACCGCCTGAAGAGCTGGCTGAGGCCACGATTACCCGGGAAAAAGCCGAGGAGGTGCTGAGAAAGCTCACCCGGCCGGGTAAGGTCTTGAGCGTGAATCAGCAGCATGGGTTTGTGGTCGTCAACCTGGGTGTAAACCAAGGCCTGCGTGCCGGTGATCAGCTCGAGGTGATTCGAAACGGCAGAAGCGTGGGTGTGATGGGAGTGCTTGAGGCGCGTGCCAATGTTTCGGCAGCGGATTTGAGTGACTTGGAAGAGGCACCGGAACCGGAGGACCGTGTCGTGTTGGTCTCTCCTAATTAGTCTTTCTTTTGACTGGATAATGAGGATATCACTGTGAGTGAACAGGACAAGACATCAGAAAATAAGAACACTCAATTTGTGCTGCGTGTTGCGCGCGAGCACAATGTCAAATTCATCCGTTTGTGGTTTACGGATATTCTCGGGGTTTTGAAGAGCTTTGCGATTACTGAGGCTGAACTCGAGGAGGCCTTGGAGGAGGGGATGGGCTTTGACGGCTCATCTATTGAAGGCTTTACCCGTATAGACGAGTCGGACATGATCGCCCTGCCTGACCCAAGCACCTTTGCAGTGCTGCCTTGGAGGCCTCAGGAAAATGCTGTAGCGCGTATGTTTTGCGATGTCTTGAGGCCCGGGGGAGTGCCTTTTGAAGGGGATCCGCGTTTTGTGCTCAAGCGTAATTTGGAGCGGGCGGCTGAAAAGGGCTACACGTTTTTTGTGGGGCCTGAGCTCGAGTATTTCTATTTCAAGTCTTCTTCCGAACCCATACCCATCGATATGGGGGGGTACTTTGATCTCACACCCCTGGATGTTGCTTCGGATCTCCGGCGTGAGACGGTTCTCACTCTGGAGGGCATGGGCATTCCGGTGGAGTACTCCCACCATGAGGTCGCGCCCAGCCAGCACGAGATCGATTTGCGTTACACCGATGCCTTGACCATGGCCGACACGGTGATGACCTATCGCCTGGTAGTCAAAGAAGTGGCCATGAAGCACGGAGTGTACGCGACCTTCATGCCCAAGCCGCTGGCCAACGAAAACGGGAGCGGGATGCATGTGCATATGTCTTTGTTCAGGGAAGGCAGAAACGCTTTTTTTGATGCGGGCGATCCCCACCATCTTTCTTCCTTGGGGAAGCAGTTTATGGCAGGGATCCTTCGCCATATGCCGGAGATCACCCTGGTCACCAATCAATGGATCAATTCGTACCGGCGGCTGATCCCCGGCTACGAAGCACCTGTGTATGTTTCCTGGGCTGTGCGCAATCGTTCAGACCTGGTGCGTGTGCCCCAGTATAAACTGGGCCACGAGGAATCCACCCGTTTGGAAGTGCGTTCTCCGGATCCGGCCTGCAATCCCTATCTGGCCTTTAGCGCGCTCCTGGCCGCGGGCCTTGAGGGAATTGAGAACAACTATCCTTTGCCCGATCCGGTGGAGGAGAATGTCTTCGAAATGTCCAAGGAGGAGCGCACAAGGCGCGGCATTAAAGAGTTGCCGGGTAGTTTTTTGGAAGCATTGCAAGCTGCCGAGGGCAGTGAGCTGCTGAGAAGGACTTTAGGGGATCATGTCTTTGATTCTTTTATCCAGAACAAACAAATCGAGTGGGATCGTTTTAAGACGCAGATTACGGACTACGAACTCACCAAGTACCTGCCCGTGCTCTAGGCCTTGCCGGGAAAGTTAATTTATGCCCCGATTTCGCTATCGCGCCAGACGCGGTCCGTCCCGCACAGTCGAGGGAGTGGTTGAAGCCTCCTCCAGGGAAGAGGCAGTTTCCAAGCTGGCCGCGGAGAACATCGTTCCTTACTCTTTGGAGCCCCTTGGCTCATCTCCTGCCGTAAACAGTGTCAATTCCTCTCGCGCCGGCAATTCCCAACTCATTGTGATGACCCGTCA
Protein-coding sequences here:
- a CDS encoding glutamine synthetase, whose amino-acid sequence is MSEQDKTSENKNTQFVLRVAREHNVKFIRLWFTDILGVLKSFAITEAELEEALEEGMGFDGSSIEGFTRIDESDMIALPDPSTFAVLPWRPQENAVARMFCDVLRPGGVPFEGDPRFVLKRNLERAAEKGYTFFVGPELEYFYFKSSSEPIPIDMGGYFDLTPLDVASDLRRETVLTLEGMGIPVEYSHHEVAPSQHEIDLRYTDALTMADTVMTYRLVVKEVAMKHGVYATFMPKPLANENGSGMHVHMSLFREGRNAFFDAGDPHHLSSLGKQFMAGILRHMPEITLVTNQWINSYRRLIPGYEAPVYVSWAVRNRSDLVRVPQYKLGHEESTRLEVRSPDPACNPYLAFSALLAAGLEGIENNYPLPDPVEENVFEMSKEERTRRGIKELPGSFLEALQAAEGSELLRRTLGDHVFDSFIQNKQIEWDRFKTQITDYELTKYLPVL
- a CDS encoding efflux RND transporter periplasmic adaptor subunit, translating into MAEKRPSRSKPFSFLKFKLPGPKKSVPKGPASPGTPPVEPPGPPASAPLPAPVPRSKPKPKPKPKRVKKKGLRFPVLLMGILAALLAMWYFYGRPESKGLPGVNLPWFKGAETAQESEPVEGEGAAELDAGAPEEALDEEGIIAKAYPISRVDFVDELPALGALKSYADIDLRFEINGVVASVEFREGDLVEEGALLATLNQRDLKGRLEFAESRAEAARASARTSEQRLRLIEKMYEVGAVIQGKVDEVRLDYEAALAQVATAEVEVKLQREELEKTFLRAPSAGVVGTREVEPGEVITPSTKVGTLLKVDSIYAEVGITEQDVGRIALNQEVRVTVDAYPESVFYGVIDNILPQLEGRSRTLTTRVALDNSEGFLLPGMFARVLVTTFTSDQAIVIPIEALRGTDEGSFVFVVEGEEGEQMAAQRTVEVQHLTSTEAVIEGDIEEGDLVILEEREEISDGARVEITEILEG
- a CDS encoding efflux RND transporter permease subunit: MQISKLAVRRPVTTVMVFLAFLLLGLISVTKIPQELFPPISYPQLTVVTAYPNAAPEEVESLVTKLIEEAVGTVGRVRRVSSVSREGLSQVTVEFLWGARMEFAALEVREKIDLVKERLPRETEEPVVVKFNPFDLPVVILSVTGRESESELLEISRRMIKDELDKTEGVASSVVSGGIEREILVEIDQSRLGAQDVSLTQVTEALTKANLNYPAGSIEEKKFSYLVRTMGEFQTVEEIADLAIESKVPEKPGRSALESLMQDESEERIQDRRLVLIRQIGQVKDTVKDRTSYSRYNGQPNITVAVQKQADAPTLRTVAAVKEKLLEIRETLPKYVDFEIVYDQSELITQAIQGVRDSAIIGGFLAFFVLLAFLKNFRAAFIVACVIPVSVMITLFMMYFQGLTLNMISLGGLALGLGMLVDASVVVIENIYRYRNQGLGIRPAAVKGGVEVAGAVTSSVLTTVAVFLPMIFVVGVAGQIFRELALTVTYSQIASLFVSLSLIPVLVAGIRRHRDADDSELEVDDIEDAPEEEEASGKIKDFFNAVLQYRWLVFPMSVVAFVVSLFLLAGHDKEFMPKIDQGEFVLQVLLPAGTRVEVTNEVVERIEKVLSKQKQIKHLTVSVGSSPRRRVESLDALSAHEARIIVGVTLPSRMAQLLSPILPNFENPGGEPYEFNSTREIVNDIRADLEGVDLGDAELDFVLRESLFASAVQSGAPVVVEVRGSELEEMEKWTHAIQRRMQGISGLADVKNNLALPSPETKVEVRKDRASLYRLSVADIARTAHIAIRGIIASTYKEGAREYDIKVRLREEDRSSVNSLGRVLMDSPVGAKMPLSELAALYKGLGPSEIRRVDQERVNTITANIAGRPLNEVSSEISSQIKGMNLPPDIKVIVTGEQEQMQDSFRSLQFALILSIILVYMIMASQFESLWQPFVIMFTVPLSLIGVAVGLKLTNTPLSVMVILGVIVLGGTVVNNGIVLIDFANISRVRGKSVYEAIRHASQIRLRPILMTALTTILAVLPLAMGVAKGSEIQSPMAVAIGFGLLFATFLTLAVIPCVYYQVASWMPEPEAALSEEEWEAVDLEEEESLLELPEPEPEQEPEPEAPLNLDTDLEGDLEEDFEEDCEDGPEDLIEEAARDAGLEEVPAPEEPEKTGQIPELGCLDFQLNERQQKFLRILTQKRWLTRTEYAREFDVSVPTAARDLKELFETGCVKAKGPLGPGRYYELTEIGRNWLKQSDSTR
- a CDS encoding tetratricopeptide repeat protein, with product MGRAIFRWTFCLMVLGSFGLGALALCEASEGGFEAAPWNKEAPDGPKAAAKYHMMRGEHDQALESLHRVLEQNPADMEAKLDLAVTLLELSRYEKAVEVLREVIETLPDSPKAHYVLSVALENLKPPLTEEAEQHRQRALELGYRIPKRMPNK
- a CDS encoding efflux RND transporter permease subunit, with the protein product MSIPRIAVRRPVTVFMVFLSCLLIGAIALTRLQVELMPNTALGFITIRVDIRGGMPPVEVENLVTRPIEDVVSTVGRLREMVSISEEGRSEVRLGFESDADMDIAGIEVREAFAGVRGKLPDEAEKPVIAKFSQGDFHISNIAVFGTRGEEPEEVRKIVDDEIKDRFSRIEGVAKVEVWGGRERKILVETDKARLVAHSEGLERLVGSIGSSNQNLLAGLVQTQRRQYVVRTIGRFEEIAEIEQVGVEATPQSVIVRVKQMSSVEDSFLEPTGFARVDKKGVVTVLIYKESAANTIEVSEVVNGVVEELRQQYQDKLRLVVITNRAEAILEAIALVRSFLISGALLAMIVLFLFLREFKSTIIVALSIPTSVMITFAMMFFNNLTLNLMTLSGLALGIGMLVDNAIVVLENIHKKMSLANKRYGVLSPGREKEVISLGAEEMFLAMVASTITTLVVFLPLMYVSADVRKVYLGLALTVTFALISSLAVAVSLVPVLVAHMRWDPLAGAKDFMRNNWLSRTFRSRKEQRAQQRAAAGILPRLPFFTWILRVFVRSRYLVILVIIAGFAATVLLMGSKLKKELAAGTSERQFTIFIELATGVKLDLTDEVVADVEQVLQDREQFPEIETVSARVEPWSSKIYVKIKPREDIERSPQQVIDAIKPFTEEIEKKYYNVRAFIFFEELTSGEEQEVSLDVFGHSYETLTELLSEIGQKIGELGVISDIKSSLKPGRPELLIRVDKQKAAYFGLTVDDIANSVHAQMKGLRATTFHTEGKEVEVIVRLQEKDRKTFDDVYKLLLVTPRGDQVYLEQVADFELGRGPSKIFRKNKSRMATLSGTLGRVPYTEATDQIKAALAEMEFPRDYYWKFAGDYYRQIEIRRQLVQALLLMLVLVYMVLAALFESYLQPMIILLTVPLAALGVIWVLFLSKTPVSMGVIIGAILLGGIVVNSAIILVDHTNNLVRRTPAGRVQRRKLILRAVLDATTNRVRPILMTACTTILGLLPLAMDQGEQSQLWAPLAITVCSGLTVSTILTLFVLPCIYMIFEDVVGLFGRILLWIRPGELAEV